The Gammaproteobacteria bacterium DNA window CGCCCTGGTGAGCGTAACGCAGCTTGATGCGCCGGCCGCGAATCAGCGGCGGCTGGTGTTGGGCCACGGCCGCCTGCAGTGCACGCGTGAGTTCCGGCGTATCCAGTTCCCGCATCGCGGCGGCCGCGGCTTCGTCCACGGAACCCAGCATTCCGCCGATACCGCTGCCGTGCAGCGCTGAGATGAAATGCAGGCGCGCGAATTCCAGGAACGGCAGTTTGATATCTATCGTCCGGCGCACGCTGTCGCGCTGATCCGTGCTCAGGCCATCCCATTTGTTGACCGCCATGACCAGCGCGCGGCCGCGCTCCACGGCGAGCCCGAGCAAGGAGGCGTCCTGCTCGGTGATACCTTCCTGACCATCGAGCAACGCGATCACCACCTGCGCACGCTCAATCGCCTGCAGCGTCTTGACGATGCTGAATTTCTCGACTTTGTCCGCGACGCGCGCGCGCCGGCGCACGCCGGCGGTATCTATCAGCGTGTAAGCGCGGTCCTCACGTTCGAAGGGCACGTAAATGCTGTCGCGCGTGGTACCGGGCCGGTCGCCCGCCAGCATTCGCTCTTCGCCCAACAGCCGGTTGATGAGCGTGGACTTGCCGACGTTCGGCCGGCCGATGACCGCCACGATGACGCGCGCGTCGTACTCCGCGGGCAGGTCCGCATCGGAATCCGCCGGCAACCCGGCCAGGATGGAATCAATGAGTTCCTCGACCCCGATCCCGTGCGCCGAGGCGATGGCGTGCGGCGCCCCCAGGCCCAGCGCCTGGAATTCCGCGGTCACGAGTTCCGCGGCCATGCCTTCCGTCTTGTTGACGGCCACGTGAACCGGCTTGCCGCTGCTGCGTAGTTGCGCTGCCACGTTGTAGTCGGCGGTGGTCAGGCCCGCACGGCCGTCCACCAGAAAAATCACCGCGTCGCTTTCCGCGATGGCCTTCTGCGTCTGGCGGTTCATCCGCTCCTTGAGTTCGTCCGCCTCGCCTTCCAGTCCGCCGGTATCCACCACCACGCAGGAGCGCGCCCCCACTTTGCCGTAGCCGTACTGCCGGTCGCGCGTCAGGCCCGGCACGTCCGCCACCAGCGCGTCGCGCGTACGCGTGAGGTAATTGAAGAGCGTGGATTTGCCGACATTGGGACGGCCGACGATGGCAATGACGGGAAGCATGCAAGACCCAATGATGCATCGCGGCGGAGACCGCCGCTCCCACAATATACAGGCATCGCGGCCAGAAGCCACATCTGCACAGTGCACGTCTGCAGGCGCACAAGTCGCTCACCGATCCGACCGCCGCTCCCACAATCATCTTACCTTGTAGGAGCGGCTTTAGCCGCGATTTATATTTCTGCTTCCTTATTATTGCTTGAGCGGCACGAGCTTGTAGGCAGCGAGATCGCCGTTGGTGGACAGCACCACCAGGGTGTCGTTGACCACGATGGGCGGTGCCAGGATGGGATCGCCGCCGAGACTCTCACGCGCCACGATGCTGCCGTCTTTCTTGGACAGGAAAAACAGGTAGCCGTCCAGATCCCCGGCCACCACGGTGTTGCCGAACGGCACCGGCACCGTAAGATCGCGTGCGCGCATCGCGGGCTGTGTCCATGCCGGCACGCCCGTGGTCTTGTCGAGCGCCCACACGGCGCTGTGCACGTCAGTCACGTACACGTGCGCCGCATCCGCGCTCACCCCGGTGTAGCTCGACATGTCGCGCGCCCACAGAATCTGGCCGGTGTCGAGCGCCACGTCCGCGACCCGCCCCTGGTAATTCACGGCGAATACATTGCTGTCATCCGCGGCCAGCACCCCATCCATGTCCACAAGCCGCGTCAGTTCGTTGCTGCCCGTGGCTGCGGAAATGGTGGCAAGCCAGCGCTGGCTGCCGTCACTCAGGTTCAGCGCCAGCAACTGGCCGGTCGCCATACCCTGCAGCACGGTGCCGCCCACAATCAGCGGTGCGCCGGAACCGCGCAAGGTCAGATTCGGCACGTCGCGCGATACGCTCCACAGCGGCTGCCCCGCGGCCACCGACAGCGCCACGATGTGGCCGTCACTGGTGTGCACGATCACGGCTTGCGTGCTGACCGCGGGACTCGCAAGCACCGCGCCGTTGACCGTGGCCTTCCATGCCTGACTGCCATTCGCGGCGTCCAGCGCCACGACCGTGCCGTCGCTTGCACCGACCACTACCAGTCCGCCGCCCACTCCGGGACCGCCGGACAACGGCAATTTGGTCTCGGTGCGCCACAGACGCTTCCCGGACTTGAGGGAAAATGCGTATACGTCGCCGCCGCGATCCGCGGCATACACGTTGACACCGTCGCTCGCGGCGACGATGCCCAGGCGCAATATCGCATCGGCGGATCCGACCGAAGCGCTCCATAGACGCTCGACTTTCACGCCGGGCGTGAACGCCACCAGCGGAGCTGGTGGTTCCACGTTGTTGCTGACACAAGCCGCCAGCGGCATCACCAGTAATACGAACCAGAATATTTTTTTCACGGTTGTTTGGCTCCGGATTGAGCGGCCGGTGCTTGCGCGGCGCTCGCGGCGGCCGGCGCGGTGCCGCCGAGCGCATCGAGTTTCATCTGCAGCAGCGATTTGTCTCCAAGCTGCGGAGTCCAGGCCTGCAGGGCGCTTTGATAAGCCGTGCGCGCCTGCGAGGTTTCGCCCAGTTTCACATAGGCGTCACCGCGCGCTTCGTCATACAGCGGGGTAAATCCGGCGGCCGCAACGCCCGCGAGCGCCGCCAGCGCCGCATTCGGATCGCCCACCGAGAGTTTGACGCGCGCCATGCGCAGACGCGCCAGCAACTTCAAGCCGTCATCCTTGCTGTGGTTGATGACCCAGTCGAGCATCTGCATGGCGTCGTCGGGTTTGTTGGTGCCGACGTCGTACTGGGCCATGGCCAGCGCCGCCTGCGCCGCATACGGCGTATCGGCGTAGTTGTTCACCAGTTGATTGGCAAGCTCCAGCGCCTGCGGCCCCTGCGCCTCGGTCAGCAACGCACCCATCTGGTTGTACATGGCGGACGCGGTCAGGCTGCGCACCTGGGTGCGATGCTGCCAGTAACGCCAGCCAAAGATGATGATGAGCGCGATGATGATGCCCGCGAGGATGGACTTCCAGTTGTCCAGCCACCATTTCTTGATGCGCTCAACCTGCTCCTGATCCGAAAGAAATTCGTCCACACGCTGCTCCCGCTGTCAATTCAAGGTATTCACGCTGTCGAAGTCGTTCACTGCACCCACGCCGCCAGACGCGCCGCCGCCAGCTCCCAGGAAATGCTCATCTGCTCGGTCGTATTGCGCAGCGGCTTGAACCCGACCTCGTGCTTGCGGGCTTCATTGTCGCCCAGCACCAGCGCCACGCGCGCGCCGCTCTTGTCGGCACGCTTCAACTGTTTGCCGAAATCGCCACCGCTGCAATCCATGAGCAGGCGCAGTCCCGGCAGTGCCGAGCGCAACTGTTCCGCGAGCTGCAGCCCGGCGCGTTCGGCCTCCACACCCACGCGCACCAGATAAGCGTGCGGCGCGGCATCCGGTGCGGATACACCCTCCGCTTCCATCAACGCGACCATGCGCTCCATGCCCATGGCGAAACCGATGGCGGGCGTGGGCTTCCCGCCAAGGTGTTCCACCAGGCCGTCGTAACGGCCACCGGAACACACCGCGTCCTGGGCACCGAGCCGCGTGGTCACCCACTCGAACACCGTGCGCGTGTAGTAATCCAGGCCGCGCACCAGCCGCGGGTTGATGCGGTAGCGGATGCCGGCGCCATCCAGCAGCCGCTGGAACTCCGCAAAATGCGCCTGCGACTCCGCGTCCAGATGA harbors:
- the bamB gene encoding outer membrane protein assembly factor BamB, encoding MKKIFWFVLLVMPLAACVSNNVEPPAPLVAFTPGVKVERLWSASVGSADAILRLGIVAASDGVNVYAADRGGDVYAFSLKSGKRLWRTETKLPLSGGPGVGGGLVVVGASDGTVVALDAANGSQAWKATVNGAVLASPAVSTQAVIVHTSDGHIVALSVAAGQPLWSVSRDVPNLTLRGSGAPLIVGGTVLQGMATGQLLALNLSDGSQRWLATISAATGSNELTRLVDMDGVLAADDSNVFAVNYQGRVADVALDTGQILWARDMSSYTGVSADAAHVYVTDVHSAVWALDKTTGVPAWTQPAMRARDLTVPVPFGNTVVAGDLDGYLFFLSKKDGSIVARESLGGDPILAPPIVVNDTLVVLSTNGDLAAYKLVPLKQ
- the der gene encoding ribosome biogenesis GTPase Der — protein: MLPVIAIVGRPNVGKSTLFNYLTRTRDALVADVPGLTRDRQYGYGKVGARSCVVVDTGGLEGEADELKERMNRQTQKAIAESDAVIFLVDGRAGLTTADYNVAAQLRSSGKPVHVAVNKTEGMAAELVTAEFQALGLGAPHAIASAHGIGVEELIDSILAGLPADSDADLPAEYDARVIVAVIGRPNVGKSTLINRLLGEERMLAGDRPGTTRDSIYVPFEREDRAYTLIDTAGVRRRARVADKVEKFSIVKTLQAIERAQVVIALLDGQEGITEQDASLLGLAVERGRALVMAVNKWDGLSTDQRDSVRRTIDIKLPFLEFARLHFISALHGSGIGGMLGSVDEAAAAAMRELDTPELTRALQAAVAQHQPPLIRGRRIKLRYAHQGGRNPPVIVIHGSQTDEVPGDYRRYLENTFRKRFELFGTPVRIEFRSGENPYARQRKKLTPKKARIARRQRRIHKHRTQ
- a CDS encoding tetratricopeptide repeat protein — translated: MDEFLSDQEQVERIKKWWLDNWKSILAGIIIALIIIFGWRYWQHRTQVRSLTASAMYNQMGALLTEAQGPQALELANQLVNNYADTPYAAQAALAMAQYDVGTNKPDDAMQMLDWVINHSKDDGLKLLARLRMARVKLSVGDPNAALAALAGVAAAGFTPLYDEARGDAYVKLGETSQARTAYQSALQAWTPQLGDKSLLQMKLDALGGTAPAAASAAQAPAAQSGAKQP